In one Tessaracoccus palaemonis genomic region, the following are encoded:
- the lysS gene encoding lysine--tRNA ligase produces MTDTTPTEVTDSEQTLVRKEKRQRLLDAGSQVYPADLSRSHTLSEIRANEAWNALEAGEETQDVVTVGGRVVFIRNTGKLAFATLQDGFAPEQNGERLQVMLSLAEIGEEALAAWKSDVDLGDFVWVQGRVIRSKRGELSIMANQWRMASKALRPLPVLHKDLSEEARVRRRYVDLIVRDEAREMVRKRSAITRAIRDTLYGQGYLEVETPILQLVHGGAAARPFETHINAFDIDMSLRIALELHLKRTMVGGADRVFELGRVFRNEGIDSTHSAEFTMLEAYQSWGDQKTIAALIQSIIVAAADAVGSRTVETSKGEINLDGEWTWLGVYPGVSAAVGEEITPDTPAERLGALLDEHEIEFDPKFAEGKLVMKLFEELVEPTLIQPTFVCDYPAVAQPLARPHRSEPGKIEAWDLIIGGMERGTGFTELIDPVIQRDVLMTQSLAAAAGDPEAMQLDEDFLEALEYGVPPMGGLGLGVDRLVMLLTGVGIRETILYPLLRPQG; encoded by the coding sequence GTGACTGACACCACCCCCACCGAAGTGACCGATTCCGAGCAGACCCTCGTCCGCAAGGAGAAGCGGCAGCGGCTGCTGGACGCCGGTTCCCAGGTGTACCCGGCGGACCTCAGCCGCAGCCACACGCTCAGCGAGATCCGCGCGAACGAGGCCTGGAATGCGCTCGAGGCGGGCGAGGAGACCCAGGACGTCGTCACCGTCGGCGGCCGCGTCGTCTTCATCCGCAACACCGGCAAGCTGGCCTTCGCGACGCTGCAGGACGGCTTCGCCCCCGAACAGAACGGCGAGCGCCTGCAGGTGATGCTGTCGCTGGCCGAGATCGGCGAGGAGGCCCTCGCAGCCTGGAAGTCCGACGTCGACCTGGGCGACTTCGTCTGGGTGCAGGGGCGCGTCATCCGCTCCAAGCGCGGCGAGCTGTCGATCATGGCGAACCAGTGGCGGATGGCGTCCAAGGCGCTACGCCCGCTGCCCGTGCTGCACAAGGACCTCTCTGAGGAGGCCCGCGTGCGCCGTCGCTACGTGGATCTGATCGTTCGCGACGAGGCCCGCGAGATGGTCCGCAAGCGTTCCGCCATCACGCGCGCGATCCGCGACACTCTCTACGGCCAGGGCTACCTTGAGGTCGAGACGCCGATCCTGCAGCTGGTGCACGGCGGCGCCGCGGCCCGCCCGTTCGAGACGCACATCAACGCCTTCGACATCGACATGAGCCTGCGCATCGCGCTGGAGCTGCACCTGAAGCGGACGATGGTCGGCGGCGCGGACCGCGTGTTCGAGCTGGGCCGGGTGTTCCGCAACGAGGGCATCGACTCCACGCACTCCGCCGAGTTCACCATGCTCGAGGCGTACCAGTCGTGGGGCGACCAGAAGACCATCGCGGCGCTGATCCAGTCGATCATCGTCGCCGCGGCGGACGCCGTCGGCAGCCGCACCGTCGAGACGTCGAAGGGCGAGATCAACCTCGACGGCGAGTGGACCTGGCTCGGCGTCTACCCGGGCGTCTCTGCGGCCGTCGGCGAGGAGATCACGCCCGACACCCCCGCCGAGCGGCTGGGCGCGCTGCTGGACGAGCACGAGATCGAGTTCGACCCGAAGTTCGCCGAGGGCAAGCTCGTCATGAAGCTGTTCGAGGAACTCGTCGAGCCGACGCTGATCCAGCCGACGTTCGTGTGCGACTACCCGGCCGTCGCGCAGCCGCTGGCCCGCCCGCACCGCAGCGAGCCCGGCAAGATCGAGGCCTGGGACCTCATCATCGGCGGCATGGAGCGCGGCACCGGCTTCACCGAGCTGATCGACCCGGTCATCCAGCGCGACGTGCTCATGACCCAGTCGCTGGCCGCCGCGGCCGGCGACCCCGAGGCCATGCAGCTCGACGAGGACTTCCTGGAGGCGCTGGAGTACGGGGTGCCGCCGATGGGCGGCCTCGGGCTGGGCGTCGACCGCCTCGTCATGCTGCTGACCGGCGTCGGCATCCGCGAGACGATCCTCTACCCGCTGCTGCGCCCCCAGGGCTGA
- a CDS encoding phosphotransferase, with amino-acid sequence MTGWDESDQVRFFTDEAAPVVAAQLSTEATAELVELHHRPGAGVSGLFEVTDDGTRRYLVATTENVHGDLVEVEVPRGRLRIWEHPGDPLLPGLPLASVPAEVQATWGDGARLRSLETVTYRPLRRAVLRATFDGGPGQVFLKVLRRDADLLARRHRLLSEAGIPVPSVVGPVRQQVVALSSVTGTPLAQAFMDSAEIPLPPARITELVDAMPDDLTTLPAREAWTDRIVDYASAAKVAFPAGARRIDAVVATVTGILDGEPRGPVVATHGDLYEANLFVADGRVSGVIDVDAVGPGHAVDDLACFLAHLAVLRTIHPGYAHTEAFLSSYLDAFSAYVDAHGASRAGLLARTAAVVCTLIAGARDEGLPEWEAAADQRLRIAEGFAALAWGSWLIAHPGG; translated from the coding sequence GTGACCGGCTGGGATGAGAGCGACCAGGTCCGCTTCTTCACCGACGAGGCCGCGCCGGTGGTCGCCGCGCAACTCTCGACGGAGGCCACCGCAGAGCTCGTCGAGCTGCACCACCGCCCGGGGGCGGGCGTCTCGGGGCTGTTCGAGGTGACCGACGACGGCACCAGGCGCTACCTCGTCGCCACGACGGAGAACGTGCACGGCGACCTCGTGGAGGTCGAGGTGCCGCGCGGCCGGCTCCGCATCTGGGAGCATCCCGGCGACCCGCTCCTGCCGGGCCTCCCGCTGGCCAGCGTCCCGGCCGAGGTGCAGGCGACCTGGGGCGACGGGGCCAGGCTCCGATCGCTGGAGACCGTGACCTACCGGCCGCTGCGGCGCGCCGTGCTGCGCGCCACCTTCGACGGCGGACCCGGCCAGGTATTCCTCAAGGTTCTGCGCCGCGACGCCGACCTGCTGGCCCGACGACACCGCCTCCTGAGCGAGGCGGGGATTCCGGTGCCAAGCGTCGTCGGACCGGTGAGGCAGCAGGTCGTGGCCCTCAGCTCGGTGACGGGGACCCCGCTCGCCCAGGCGTTCATGGACTCCGCGGAGATCCCCCTTCCCCCCGCCCGGATCACCGAACTCGTCGACGCCATGCCCGATGACCTCACCACCCTGCCGGCCCGCGAGGCATGGACGGACCGCATCGTCGACTACGCGAGCGCAGCGAAGGTCGCCTTCCCTGCCGGAGCGCGGCGGATCGACGCCGTCGTCGCGACCGTGACAGGCATCCTGGACGGGGAACCCCGCGGCCCGGTCGTCGCGACGCACGGCGACCTCTACGAGGCGAACCTGTTCGTCGCCGACGGCCGGGTCAGCGGCGTCATCGACGTCGACGCCGTCGGCCCAGGGCACGCCGTCGACGACCTTGCCTGCTTCCTGGCCCACCTCGCGGTGCTCCGCACGATCCACCCCGGCTACGCCCACACGGAGGCCTTCCTCAGCTCCTACCTCGACGCGTTCTCGGCCTACGTCGACGCCCACGGAGCCAGCCGCGCCGGGCTCCTGGCCCGCACCGCCGCCGTCGTCTGCACGCTGATCGCAGGGGCCCGCGACGAGGGCCTGCCCGAGTGGGAGGCCGCCGCCGACCAACGGCTACGCATCGCGGAGGGCTTCGCCGCGCTCGCGTGGGGCTCGTGGCTCATCGCGCACCCCGGAGGTTGA
- a CDS encoding DMT family transporter, whose amino-acid sequence MRLATGAILLVTAIWGSTFFIIKDAVSRVDPIDFLAVRFLVGALVPSLIFLGRLRRLSWRQWSIALGLGVLYGFAQIAQTTGLQTTAASASGFLTGVYVVLTPLILWALFRVRPHRVTWLAVALAMAGIAVLSLSGLTGIGRGEALTLLGAALYALHIVMLDRFSRAMDPVSLATVQLIGIAIICGGAALPTGIDFPPDGVVWAAVLYTAIAAGIVTMVLQTWAQRHIPPSRVVLLMAFEPVFATLFAVLFGGETLTLRFLLGGSMILAATLIGVRAGPGDRAEPLVAAD is encoded by the coding sequence ATGCGGCTGGCGACGGGAGCGATCCTGCTGGTCACGGCCATCTGGGGCTCGACCTTCTTCATCATCAAGGACGCCGTCAGCCGGGTCGACCCCATCGACTTCCTGGCCGTCAGGTTCCTGGTCGGCGCGCTGGTGCCGTCCCTGATCTTCCTTGGCCGGCTCCGGCGGCTCAGCTGGCGACAGTGGAGCATCGCGCTCGGCCTGGGCGTGCTCTACGGGTTCGCGCAGATCGCCCAGACGACAGGCCTCCAGACCACGGCGGCCTCCGCCTCGGGATTCCTGACCGGCGTCTACGTCGTGCTGACGCCCCTGATCCTGTGGGCCCTGTTCCGGGTGCGGCCGCACCGCGTCACCTGGCTGGCCGTGGCGCTGGCGATGGCGGGCATCGCGGTGCTGAGCCTGTCCGGCCTGACCGGCATCGGCCGCGGCGAGGCCCTCACCCTGCTCGGCGCGGCGCTCTACGCCCTGCACATCGTCATGCTCGACCGCTTCTCCCGTGCCATGGACCCCGTCAGCCTCGCGACGGTGCAGCTGATCGGCATCGCCATCATCTGCGGCGGCGCGGCGCTGCCGACGGGCATCGACTTCCCGCCCGACGGCGTCGTCTGGGCCGCCGTGCTGTACACGGCCATCGCAGCCGGCATCGTCACGATGGTGCTGCAGACCTGGGCTCAGCGGCACATCCCGCCGTCGCGCGTGGTGCTGCTGATGGCCTTCGAGCCCGTCTTCGCGACGCTCTTCGCCGTGCTGTTCGGCGGCGAGACCCTCACCCTGAGATTCCTGCTCGGCGGCTCGATGATCCTGGCCGCCACCCTGATCGGCGTCCGGGCAGGGCCGGGCGACCGCGCGGAACCCCTCGTCGCGGCAGACTAG
- a CDS encoding DUF4031 domain-containing protein → MAILLDAARWPAHGTVFGHLVSDSTLAELHAFARTVGLPAQAFDHDHYDVPESRYRELIAAGATIVGEKDLVARLTASGLRVRSPERTPTRATALRRVQERWAPLGLPMAIRDDLLARWHHKDRHYHDVRHLWQCLAALEVLGCDDPIVELAAWFHDAVYTGSAGDAGDAADACDAANAANAGDAGDAANAANAADAADAGDAANAANAGDVGDAANAGDAGDAGDAGDADRAGDADRAGDAGDAANAGDANKAASTGDEEASARLAERLLDGQLDAHRVAEVARLVRMTADHRPTDERGALLSDADLSILGQVPGRYHVYVRDVRLDYAHVDDAAWRVGRSRVLEGLLAADPLFHTAHGRELWDAQARANLADELSSLTDR, encoded by the coding sequence GTGGCGATTCTCCTCGACGCGGCCCGCTGGCCTGCGCACGGCACGGTTTTCGGACATCTGGTGTCCGATTCGACGCTCGCGGAACTGCACGCCTTCGCCCGCACCGTCGGGTTGCCGGCGCAGGCATTCGACCACGACCACTACGACGTCCCCGAGTCACGGTACCGCGAGCTGATCGCGGCCGGCGCGACGATCGTCGGCGAGAAAGACCTCGTCGCGCGGCTCACCGCCAGCGGGCTGCGCGTCCGCTCTCCCGAGCGCACGCCGACGAGGGCCACCGCGCTGCGGCGGGTCCAGGAGCGCTGGGCTCCGCTGGGGCTGCCCATGGCCATCCGCGACGACCTGCTCGCCCGGTGGCACCACAAGGACAGGCACTACCACGACGTGCGGCACCTGTGGCAGTGCCTGGCCGCGCTGGAGGTGCTCGGCTGCGACGACCCGATCGTCGAGCTGGCGGCCTGGTTCCACGACGCCGTCTACACGGGAAGCGCGGGCGACGCGGGCGACGCAGCCGACGCGTGCGACGCGGCCAACGCGGCCAACGCGGGTGACGCGGGTGACGCGGCCAACGCAGCCAACGCAGCCGACGCAGCCGACGCGGGCGACGCGGCCAACGCGGCCAACGCGGGCGACGTGGGCGACGCGGCCAACGCGGGCGACGCGGGTGACGCGGGCGACGCGGGCGACGCGGACAGGGCGGGCGACGCGGACAGGGCGGGCGACGCGGGCGACGCGGCCAACGCGGGTGACGCAAACAAGGCGGCCAGCACGGGCGACGAGGAGGCCTCGGCCCGGCTCGCCGAGCGGCTGCTCGACGGCCAGCTGGACGCCCACCGCGTCGCGGAGGTCGCGCGGCTGGTCCGCATGACCGCCGACCACCGCCCGACCGACGAGCGTGGCGCGCTGCTCTCCGACGCTGACCTGTCGATCCTCGGCCAGGTCCCCGGCCGCTACCACGTCTACGTGCGGGATGTCCGCCTGGACTACGCCCACGTCGACGACGCCGCGTGGCGCGTCGGCCGCTCACGGGTCCTCGAAGGTCTCCTCGCCGCCGATCCGCTGTTCCACACCGCCCACGGCCGGGAGCTGTGGGACGCCCAGGCCCGGGCCAACCTCGCCGACGAGCTCTCCAGCCTCACCGACCGCTGA
- a CDS encoding TetR/AcrR family transcriptional regulator, translating to MSRAVPMPPERRRAAIIEATIPLLQEQGTRLTTKQVAEAAGVAEGTIFRVFDSMQDLIEATVIESLSARRISDPLSTISLGSTLEEKTHATLDLIAGRITTIRSLMVLVHGPRKAPHHPNPCIRDELDARRIEMDEWLTAQFQPHESELTCPVGDYVNLLSLLAMGNAMNFSTASRLGVDDLTTFALHGALRKDVQC from the coding sequence GTGTCACGCGCAGTACCCATGCCACCCGAGCGACGGCGGGCGGCCATCATCGAGGCGACGATCCCGCTGCTCCAGGAGCAGGGGACCCGCCTCACCACGAAGCAGGTGGCCGAGGCGGCGGGCGTCGCCGAGGGAACCATCTTCCGCGTCTTCGACTCGATGCAGGACCTGATCGAGGCGACGGTCATCGAGTCGCTCTCCGCCCGCCGGATCAGCGACCCCCTCTCCACCATCAGCCTCGGGTCCACCCTCGAGGAGAAGACCCACGCGACCCTTGACCTGATCGCCGGCCGCATCACGACCATCCGGTCGCTGATGGTGCTGGTCCACGGGCCCAGGAAGGCGCCGCACCACCCCAACCCGTGCATCAGGGACGAGCTGGACGCCAGGCGCATCGAGATGGACGAGTGGCTCACCGCCCAGTTCCAGCCCCACGAGAGCGAACTGACCTGCCCCGTCGGCGACTATGTGAACCTGCTGAGCCTCCTCGCCATGGGCAACGCCATGAACTTCTCCACCGCGTCCCGCCTCGGCGTCGACGACCTCACCACCTTCGCCCTCCACGGGGCACTCAGGAAGGATGTCCAGTGCTAG